A stretch of the Pongo pygmaeus isolate AG05252 chromosome 16, NHGRI_mPonPyg2-v2.0_pri, whole genome shotgun sequence genome encodes the following:
- the LOC129013902 gene encoding putative uncharacterized protein UNQ6190/PRO20217, producing the protein MMLSEVSPSQKDKWDRGIPLPWGAESELWGSKKNASCRGPLRNGRSPAGAPLPLARRLSLPAAPGGRDPSASRARFPQRLGRAPCFRGGLREPPPPPLLSPPFFSSGSSRPLQRPRGPKDGAGRKVCAKLMKRLPGDSGSYMRYETKYQDI; encoded by the exons ATGATGCTAAGTGAAGTCAGTccatcacaaaaggacaaatgggaCCGTGGCATTCCGCTTCCATGGGGTGCGGAGAGTG AACTCTGGGGATCAAAGAAAAACGCCAGCTGCCGTGGACCGCTGAGGAACGGCCGGAGTCCGGCGGGAGCTCCCCTTCCCCTCGCCCGCCGCCTCTCCCTTCCCGCGGCCCCTGGAGGCCGAGATCCATCCGCGTCCCGCGCGCGCTTTCCTCAGAGGCTCGGCCGGGCGCCCTGCTTCAGAGGGGGCCTGAGGGAGCCTCCGCCTCCGCCGCTGCTTTCTCCCCCTTTCTTCTCCAGCGGCTCCTCCAGGCCGCTCCAGAGACCCCGAGGACCCAAGGACGGTGCCGGGCGGAAAGTCTGTGCGAAGCTGATGAAAAGGTTGCCCGGAGACAGCGGAAGCT ACATGAGATATGAAACTAAGTACCAAGATATCTAG